Proteins from a single region of Leucoraja erinacea ecotype New England chromosome 25, Leri_hhj_1, whole genome shotgun sequence:
- the klhl22 gene encoding kelch-like protein 22, translating to MAEECVGKQQSQKKVSQIYQSSAHSQSLLDGLVALRNSASLFDVILIVEGKSIEAHRILLAASCDYFRGMFAGGLREMQEKEIFLHDISYAVMCKILDFIYTSKMELNLDNVQDVLVAACQLQIPEVIDFCCDFLVSWIDDENILELYRLAEHYNLTQLNDRIDFYILENFLSFSKTETYRRLPLAKVQSLLSSDKLHANSEKDVYEAALLYHYTQEEIERDRVSLHDPPKLLEMVRFALIEQQTFQKLYNRLSPCPLKEVLADALAYHQNEILQPVLQTPQTQLRSEFKCVVGFGGMYSPQDEDLSDEVKFLSPLSQEWRTLTQAQMPKMSNQGIAVLNNFAYLVGGDNNTAGYRAEVNCWRYDPRHNRWMRIQSMQQPHADHCVCVVGEYLYAIGGRDYHQELNAVERYDPRLNSWEYMEPLKKEVYAHAGAVHAGNIYVACGRSGRSYLKELHCFHPETNHWEQKADASVERAWHGMAAVQGHLYLLGGSNNANGYRQDVMQVSCYNIERDQWSTVTEMPFGHGEPGIATLDNKIYILGGRSHDRYTRTDYVHIYNVTEGCWEEAPDIEGANSGMSCCVLTIPRRLVEDCTNPLPRKPAQRACRRRAYMLPEMVGLSDFEELSSSED from the exons ATGGCAGAAGAGTGTGTGGGCAAACAGCAAAGTCAGAAAAAAGTGAGCCAGATCTATCAGAGTTCAGCACATTCCCAGTCATTGCTCGATGGACTAGTCGCACTCCGGAACAGTGCAAGTCTATTTGATGTTATACTGATCGTAGAGGGAAAGTCCATTGAAGCTCACCGCATACTTCTAGCAGCATCATGCGACTACTTTAG AGGAATGTTTGCTGGTGGACTGCGGGAGATGCAGGAGAAGGAAATATTTTTGCATGACATATCCTATGCGGTCATGTGCAAAATTTTGGACTTTATTTACACTTCCAAAATGGAGTTGAATCTGGACAACGTGCAGGATGTGCTGGTGGCTGCTTGTCAGCTACAG ATTCCAGAGGTGATTGATTTCTGCTGTGACTTCCTCGTTTCCTGGATTGATGACGAGAACATTCTTGAGCTGTACAGGTTGGCTGAGCACTACAATCTAACACAGTTGAATGACAGAATCGACTTCTACATCCTGGAAAACTTTCTGAGTTTCAGCAAAACGGAGACCTACCGTCGATTGCCCCTGGCCAAAGTGCAGAGCCTGCTGAGCAGTGACAAACTGCATGCAAACTCTGAGAAAGATGTCTATGAAGCTGCCTTGCTATACCACTACACGCAGGAGGAGATCGAGAGAGACCGGGTTTCCTTGCATGACCCACCAAAGCTGCTGGAGATGGTCCGTTTTGCGCTGATTGAGCAGCAGACATTTCAGAAACTGTACAATCGACTGAGCCCTTGTCCTCTCAAGGAGGTTCTAGCAGATGCCCTGGCCTATCACCAGAATGAGATCCTCCAACCCGTCCTTCAGACACCACAGACACAGTTGAGATCAGAATTCAAATGCGTGGTGGGATTTGGAGGGATGTATTCTCCCCAGGATGAAGACTTGAGTGATGAAGTCAAGTTTCTGAGCCCATTAAGCCAGGAATGGCGAACGTTAACCCAGGCACAGATGCCAaagatgtcaaaccagggcattgctgttttaaataattttgcttATCTTGTGGGAGGGGACAACAACACTGCAGGATATAGAGCAGAGGTGAACTGCTGGAG GTACGATCCCCGGCACAACAGGTGGATGAGAATCCAGTCGATGCAACAGCCACACGCTGAccattgtgtgtgtgtagtgggCGAGTATCTCTATGCAATAGGAGGTCGAGACTACCACCAGGAATTAAATGCAGTGGAGCGCTATGATCCCCGGTTAAATTCTTGGGAATATATGGAACCACTGAAAAAAGAG GTATATGCCCATGCTGGAGCAGTGCATGCAGGGAATATATATGTCGCCTGTGGGAGAAGTGGCAGAAGTTACTTGAAGGAGCTGCATTGTTTCCACCCAGAGACAAACCACTGGGAACAAAAGGCTGATGCCTCAGTAGAACGAGCCTGGCATGGAATGGCTGCAGTCCAAGGCCACCTTTACCTCCTGGGTGGCAGCAATAATGCTAATGGTTACAGACAGGATGTGATGCAG GTTTCCTGTTATAACATTGAGCGGGACCAGTGGTCGACGGTGACTGAAATGCCCTTTGGGCACGGAGAGCCAGGTATCGCCACCTTGGACAACAAAATATACATCTTGGGTGGGAGGTCACATGACCGCTACACCCGCACAGACTACGTCCACATATACAATGTGACGGAAGGTTGCTGGGAGGAAGCCCCAGACATTGAAGGTGCCAACTCTGGCATGTCCTGCTGCGTCCTTACTATCCCAAGAAGGCTAGTAGAGGACTGTACAAATCCTCTGCCACGAAAGCCAGCTCAGCGAGCCTGCCGCCGTCGTGCCTACATGCTTCCTGAAATGGTGGGGCTTTCCGATTTTGAGGAGCTCAGTTCCAGCGAAGACTGA